The bacterium genome has a window encoding:
- a CDS encoding TIGR02757 family protein, with product MSKRKIEAKNHLFEELEELYTRFNRFELIKPDPLQYVWDYSAKEDQEVVGLLMSSLAYGNVKQILTSGQKLLKPLGKSPAHFIKEASEPEIYALTKNFKHRWHTGHDLSGLIIGIKNCQHQYGFLENIFLKELKNEHAHVLPALSGFVKTIVENAPAFRKNLLPFPNLKSACKRLMMYLRWMVRKDAVDPGPWNQVPASLLLMPLDTHSFRFCRFKKMTKLNQANMQSVLDITEAFKQINPADPVKYDFAISRLGIRRKLLN from the coding sequence TTGTCAAAGAGAAAGATAGAGGCCAAAAATCACCTTTTTGAAGAATTAGAGGAACTATACACCCGCTTTAACCGCTTTGAGCTTATTAAACCCGATCCTTTACAATACGTATGGGACTACAGTGCCAAAGAAGATCAGGAGGTGGTGGGGCTTCTGATGTCGAGTTTAGCTTATGGGAACGTAAAGCAAATTTTAACCAGCGGCCAAAAACTGCTTAAACCATTAGGCAAAAGCCCTGCTCATTTTATTAAAGAGGCCTCCGAGCCTGAAATTTATGCCCTAACCAAAAACTTTAAACACCGCTGGCACACAGGCCATGATTTAAGTGGTTTGATCATTGGTATTAAAAACTGCCAACATCAATACGGTTTTCTTGAAAATATTTTTTTAAAAGAATTAAAAAATGAACATGCACATGTACTACCAGCCTTAAGCGGATTTGTTAAAACAATAGTAGAAAATGCACCGGCATTTAGAAAAAACTTACTGCCCTTCCCCAATTTAAAAAGCGCCTGCAAGCGCCTGATGATGTATTTACGCTGGATGGTAAGAAAAGACGCTGTAGACCCAGGGCCATGGAATCAAGTTCCTGCATCGTTACTTTTAATGCCTCTCGACACTCACAGCTTTAGATTTTGCCGATTTAAAAAAATGACCAAACTAAATCAGGCCAATATGCAAAGTGTTTTAGATATTACAGAAGCGTTTAAACAAATAAATCCGGCAGATCCAGTTAAATACGATTTTGCTATTTCACGTTTAGGAATTAGAAGAAAACTGCTAAATTAA
- a CDS encoding phosphatase PAP2 family protein, whose translation MGTAFNPYVMLGTTIGAFGFSKIIKNPKAAQFTGTMLEAMLVTDAATLGLKLATRRGRPDGNGNDSFPSAHTSTLFAMASVTQKFYGFKAGIPAYALASVVGISRLDANRHAASDVLAGALLGGLLGWGTAQFHQKEFSKNMILPVSNNHPGISLIHQF comes from the coding sequence ATGGGTACTGCCTTTAACCCCTATGTGATGTTGGGCACCACTATAGGCGCATTTGGTTTTTCTAAAATTATTAAAAATCCCAAAGCAGCCCAGTTTACGGGCACCATGCTTGAAGCCATGCTTGTAACCGATGCAGCCACACTGGGTTTAAAACTGGCTACTCGTCGTGGGCGACCCGACGGCAATGGAAACGATTCATTTCCATCGGCTCATACCTCCACTCTTTTTGCTATGGCTTCGGTCACTCAAAAATTTTACGGTTTTAAAGCTGGCATTCCAGCCTATGCTTTGGCGTCGGTAGTGGGAATATCGCGCCTGGATGCCAACCGGCATGCGGCATCCGATGTACTGGCCGGAGCTTTATTGGGAGGACTTTTGGGCTGGGGAACAGCCCAATTTCATCAAAAAGAATTTTCAAAAAATATGATATTGCCTGTAAGCAATAATCATCCTGGAATTTCACTCATCCATCAGTTTTAA
- a CDS encoding secondary thiamine-phosphate synthase enzyme YjbQ produces MKTFFKQLKIDSDQNNLLTLDPKLKDHVQDLDYFYVNDLTEQSYDWVKESGIQNGLLTIQTMHTTCFISVNELDEPCLLGDINNMLREVAPKTKSYLHNGPLRWKNLCADDHKCDRNGDAHVKSFLFGNPSQTVIVKDGTPLWGQWQRVCLIDLDGPRNRQVAVQILGE; encoded by the coding sequence ATGAAAACTTTCTTCAAACAACTTAAAATTGACTCCGATCAAAACAATCTTTTAACTTTAGACCCCAAATTAAAAGACCATGTGCAAGATTTGGATTATTTTTACGTGAATGATTTAACCGAACAAAGTTATGATTGGGTAAAAGAAAGCGGCATTCAAAATGGCCTTTTAACCATTCAAACAATGCACACCACATGCTTTATCAGTGTGAACGAATTAGATGAACCCTGCCTGTTGGGCGATATCAATAACATGCTCCGCGAAGTTGCCCCTAAAACAAAATCGTACTTACACAACGGTCCTTTACGCTGGAAAAATCTCTGTGCCGACGATCACAAATGCGATCGCAATGGCGATGCCCATGTTAAATCATTCCTCTTTGGTAACCCATCACAAACAGTGATTGTGAAAGATGGCACACCCCTTTGGGGACAATGGCAACGTGTGTGCTTAATTGATTTAGATGGGCCTCGCAATCGTCAGGTTGCTGTGCAAATTTTGGGTGAATAA
- a CDS encoding TIGR02147 family protein produces METVKPNIFTYDNYRTYLKDLYLYHKESKGKVSFRFLSRQAGFKSPNFFKLVIDGKRNLSNDSIDKVAGAFKLNKEERGLFRNLVMLNQATTSDEKRHFAEGLISTNYYKKVNPLKEAQHAYYTNWYYVPIRELAASPYFVSDPEWVARQLTPSITTHEAKKALDDLESLGLLKKDEEGKYTQSESLVSTGDEVVSSLVVQFHREMMQKAGEALDIISASEREISSVTFGLSPENFNRFKLMIQAFRKELLALADAEKSQTRVYQLNFQLFPLSKDTNPGVKTGVKK; encoded by the coding sequence ATGGAAACTGTAAAACCTAATATTTTTACCTATGACAATTACCGTACTTATTTAAAGGACCTGTATCTTTATCATAAAGAATCCAAGGGCAAAGTATCGTTTCGTTTTTTGTCGCGACAGGCCGGTTTTAAGTCCCCCAATTTTTTTAAACTAGTAATAGATGGGAAGCGGAATCTCTCTAACGATTCTATCGATAAAGTGGCTGGTGCTTTTAAGCTTAATAAAGAGGAGCGTGGCTTATTTCGCAACTTAGTTATGCTTAATCAGGCTACAACCTCGGATGAAAAACGTCATTTTGCCGAAGGCCTTATTAGCACCAACTATTATAAAAAGGTAAACCCGCTTAAAGAAGCGCAGCATGCTTATTATACCAACTGGTATTATGTTCCTATCCGTGAGCTGGCGGCCAGCCCCTATTTCGTTTCCGATCCGGAATGGGTAGCGCGCCAGCTCACACCCTCCATCACCACTCACGAGGCTAAAAAAGCACTGGATGATCTTGAGTCCCTTGGCCTTCTTAAAAAAGATGAAGAGGGAAAATACACGCAGAGTGAATCTCTTGTTTCCACCGGTGATGAAGTGGTGAGTAGCTTGGTGGTGCAATTTCATCGCGAGATGATGCAAAAGGCAGGCGAAGCGCTCGATATCATTTCTGCATCCGAAAGAGAAATTTCATCGGTTACTTTTGGACTGTCGCCTGAAAATTTTAACCGCTTTAAATTGATGATTCAGGCGTTTCGTAAAGAATTGCTTGCGTTAGCCGATGCCGAAAAAAGTCAAACTAGGGTCTATCAACTCAATTTTCAGCTTTTTCCACTTAGTAAAGATACCAATCCGGGGGTTAAGACAGGAGTTAAAAAATGA
- a CDS encoding glycoside hydrolase family 5 protein, whose protein sequence is MPEDTSKDPVVDDDDSSTGTPTSPSPQFDATAGYTVVDNQVFLGTQKIIFYGINWFGMEEQSYAPHGLWQRDYKDMIAQIKSLGFNSVRLPFCPGTLDGQSNPNINTSGINTDLKNLDSLEVMDKIAAEFNRQKIYILFDFHKFSCGGAITELWYDATYSEQDWINDLTFVAEHFKNLPYFMGIDLKNEPHGVATIGTGNNTDWMKAASKAGTAILNTNPNLLIFIEGIENNPACSDNSVGHWWGGNLEPFNCYTPTLPASKTVYSPHVYGPDVFFQSYFSAPNFPQNMPAIWTKHFGQLSQTKPVIPGEFGGKYQGLDQTWQKALIDYFIEKDMCSFFYWSLNPNSGDTGGILKDDWISVNTDKLNNLKRLINHCKVL, encoded by the coding sequence TTGCCAGAAGATACTAGTAAAGATCCGGTAGTCGACGATGATGATTCGTCAACTGGCACTCCTACCAGTCCCTCGCCTCAATTTGATGCTACTGCTGGTTACACTGTAGTTGATAACCAGGTTTTTTTAGGCACTCAAAAAATAATTTTTTACGGTATTAACTGGTTTGGGATGGAAGAACAAAGTTATGCCCCGCATGGTTTATGGCAGCGCGATTATAAAGACATGATTGCCCAGATTAAAAGCCTGGGTTTTAACTCGGTACGGTTGCCGTTTTGCCCGGGTACTTTGGATGGGCAGAGTAATCCTAATATTAATACATCGGGTATTAATACCGATCTTAAAAATTTGGATAGTTTAGAGGTAATGGATAAAATTGCGGCCGAGTTTAACCGGCAAAAAATTTATATCCTTTTTGATTTTCATAAATTTAGTTGCGGAGGTGCTATTACCGAGTTGTGGTACGATGCCACCTATTCCGAACAAGACTGGATAAACGACCTTACTTTTGTGGCCGAGCATTTTAAAAATTTGCCTTATTTTATGGGAATTGATCTTAAAAATGAACCGCATGGTGTGGCTACTATTGGAACCGGCAATAATACAGACTGGATGAAAGCGGCTTCCAAGGCCGGCACAGCTATTCTTAATACCAATCCCAATTTGCTTATTTTTATAGAAGGTATCGAAAACAATCCCGCCTGTTCCGATAATAGTGTTGGGCATTGGTGGGGTGGTAATTTGGAACCTTTTAATTGTTATACGCCCACGCTCCCGGCTTCTAAAACAGTGTACAGCCCGCATGTTTATGGGCCTGATGTTTTTTTTCAATCTTATTTTTCTGCACCTAATTTCCCTCAAAACATGCCTGCCATTTGGACCAAGCATTTTGGGCAATTGTCTCAAACAAAGCCCGTTATACCCGGTGAGTTTGGTGGCAAATATCAGGGGCTCGACCAAACCTGGCAAAAGGCACTCATTGATTATTTTATAGAAAAAGACATGTGCAGTTTTTTTTATTGGAGTTTAAATCCCAATTCGGGTGATACAGGCGGAATTTTAAAAGATGATTGGATTAGTGTAAATACCGATAAGCTAAATAACCTAAAACGCCTGATCAATCATTGCAAAGTCCTTTAA
- a CDS encoding CoA pyrophosphatase encodes MNERLSQILKSQNRKPLNLKLEKTPVESAVMVLCMAHPVEPHIVLTKRSEEVEHHKGQICFPGGVKDASDNTLWQTALRETYEEIGLPPQKVHYVGELSQVVTPTNFIIHPFVGWIDEAYEWNTNPTEIAQIFTVPVSHVLNPQNFVLEKRNYFGSEYHDPVFTYGEHRIWGATGRILVDLLEAWKSL; translated from the coding sequence ATGAATGAACGTTTGTCACAAATTTTAAAGTCGCAAAACCGTAAGCCTCTTAATTTAAAGCTAGAAAAAACACCTGTAGAATCGGCTGTTATGGTGTTGTGTATGGCGCATCCGGTAGAACCACATATTGTGCTTACCAAACGTTCGGAAGAAGTAGAGCATCATAAGGGTCAAATTTGTTTTCCGGGTGGTGTTAAAGATGCAAGCGACAACACGTTGTGGCAAACAGCACTGCGTGAAACATACGAAGAAATTGGCCTGCCTCCTCAAAAAGTGCACTATGTGGGTGAATTAAGTCAGGTGGTAACTCCTACTAATTTTATTATTCATCCTTTTGTGGGCTGGATTGACGAAGCGTATGAGTGGAATACGAATCCTACCGAAATTGCCCAAATTTTTACTGTTCCGGTATCGCATGTATTAAACCCCCAAAATTTTGTTTTAGAAAAAAGAAATTATTTTGGCAGCGAGTACCACGATCCTGTTTTTACCTATGGAGAACATCGCATTTGGGGGGCCACCGGGCGTATTTTGGTAGATTTGTTAGAAGCCTGGAAAAGTTTGTAG
- a CDS encoding methylglyoxal synthase — MKKSIAIVAHDNKKPEILKWIKAHLHIIKKLNIIATGTTGTLIQNEFKLKVKKLNSGPLGGDQQIGALITEGKVDMLVFFWDPLEPQPHDPDVKALLRVAAVWDIPVACNRSTADALMASRKMFK; from the coding sequence ATGAAAAAAAGCATCGCAATTGTAGCCCACGACAATAAAAAGCCAGAAATTCTCAAGTGGATAAAGGCTCATCTACATATTATTAAAAAGCTTAATATTATTGCTACGGGTACTACCGGCACACTCATTCAGAATGAATTTAAACTAAAAGTTAAAAAATTAAACAGCGGGCCCTTAGGGGGCGATCAACAAATTGGAGCTTTGATTACTGAAGGTAAAGTGGACATGCTGGTTTTCTTTTGGGATCCGCTAGAACCTCAACCACACGATCCAGATGTAAAGGCTCTTTTGCGTGTGGCGGCGGTGTGGGATATTCCGGTAGCTTGTAATAGGTCTACGGCCGATGCTCTCATGGCTTCCCGAAAAATGTTTAAATAA
- a CDS encoding transglycosylase SLT domain-containing protein has protein sequence MPHTKLQYLYFSLSLIISLFFLGFFAPYQKDLHFPKNLALNQVTPHTVVEEATQEPLILFPFTTDAIQIKASGEDPESPSGVDDYLAARQRFLERFGNDYDEAWEEAPSSITGNFQVPQALREMVGFWIQIFGVYGKNQFVFHNRDDVGIVYSSLDLSDVLPSEDGTMNADLKTLKNQYLNDELKRIQKMLISLKEKLSKKEALNDEESRIVSLFSRPGAPKLDESLGMDSIRIQGGFSHRFRQAITSSGQYMKEMENIFAMKGIPVEITRLPFVESAFDVDAVSSAQAAGLWQFIPESGERYLKMDEYIDERLDPILATYAAASHLKNDYDLLGAWPLAINAYNTGPGRIMDAMKTLKTTDIGVINRFYNGPGYKFYSRNYYPEFLAALHVYENRDRYFGKIRILPSIKYDLFLTQTPVNLYELSSSLAVDNEVMQKLNPALAPEVLAGEVNLPGGYLVKVPHDLGKLFASRADEMDKTKNQGRFYLAQKGETLEKIAKDLKMSLTVLESMNPYLPGEKLAQGALVELPQAADMAREGVDETVLQ, from the coding sequence ATGCCTCACACGAAGTTGCAGTATCTCTATTTTAGCCTAAGCCTCATTATCAGCTTGTTTTTCTTAGGCTTTTTTGCGCCTTATCAAAAAGACCTCCACTTTCCTAAAAACCTGGCTTTAAATCAAGTCACTCCGCATACGGTGGTAGAAGAAGCAACACAAGAACCGCTCATTTTATTTCCGTTTACAACCGATGCTATTCAAATCAAAGCCAGTGGTGAAGATCCCGAAAGCCCAAGCGGTGTTGATGATTATTTGGCGGCTCGTCAGCGTTTTCTGGAACGTTTTGGTAACGATTATGACGAAGCCTGGGAAGAAGCGCCCTCGAGTATTACCGGAAACTTTCAGGTCCCTCAGGCCTTGCGTGAAATGGTGGGATTTTGGATTCAAATTTTTGGCGTGTACGGAAAAAATCAGTTTGTGTTTCACAACCGTGACGATGTGGGTATTGTATACAGCTCGCTCGATTTAAGTGATGTGTTGCCTTCCGAAGACGGTACAATGAACGCCGATTTAAAAACGCTCAAAAACCAATATCTGAACGACGAATTAAAGCGCATTCAGAAAATGCTGATTAGCCTCAAAGAAAAATTATCCAAGAAGGAAGCTCTTAACGATGAAGAAAGTCGTATTGTGTCTCTTTTTTCACGCCCAGGCGCTCCCAAATTAGATGAATCGCTGGGGATGGATTCTATTCGTATTCAAGGTGGTTTTTCGCATCGTTTTCGTCAGGCTATTACCTCATCGGGACAATACATGAAAGAAATGGAAAATATTTTTGCCATGAAAGGTATTCCGGTTGAAATTACACGGCTCCCATTTGTAGAATCGGCTTTTGATGTAGATGCTGTATCGAGCGCACAAGCAGCAGGGCTCTGGCAATTTATCCCTGAATCGGGTGAACGTTATTTAAAAATGGACGAGTATATAGACGAACGTCTCGATCCTATTTTGGCTACCTATGCGGCGGCCAGCCATTTAAAAAATGATTACGATCTTTTAGGAGCATGGCCACTTGCTATTAATGCCTACAATACAGGCCCTGGTCGCATCATGGATGCAATGAAAACGCTTAAAACAACCGATATTGGTGTGATTAATCGTTTTTATAATGGGCCAGGCTACAAATTTTATTCACGCAACTATTATCCCGAATTTTTGGCAGCCCTCCATGTGTACGAAAACCGTGATCGCTATTTTGGTAAAATACGCATTTTACCTTCCATTAAATACGATTTATTTTTAACCCAAACGCCCGTCAATTTGTATGAACTATCAAGCTCGCTTGCCGTAGATAACGAAGTGATGCAAAAATTAAATCCGGCGCTTGCACCCGAAGTGTTGGCCGGTGAAGTTAATTTGCCGGGTGGATATTTGGTAAAAGTGCCTCACGATTTGGGCAAGCTATTTGCCAGCCGTGCCGATGAAATGGACAAAACTAAAAATCAGGGGCGCTTTTATTTGGCCCAAAAAGGCGAAACACTTGAAAAAATAGCCAAAGATTTAAAAATGTCGCTAACGGTTTTGGAAAGTATGAACCCTTATTTGCCCGGTGAAAAGCTTGCTCAAGGGGCCTTGGTAGAGCTGCCGCAGGCGGCCGATATGGCACGTGAGGGGGTTGACGAAACCGTATTACAATGA
- a CDS encoding D-2-hydroxyacid dehydrogenase → MNNPSVVFLDASTLDLGDIDLSPLYKKARLVCYSDTKSFQVITRLKQADIAIINKIVLKEKELKQLPQLKLISVAATGVNNVDLDYCAKNKIAVTNVAGYSTTTVAEHALMMMLATSHRLVEHRDSTLAKKWSRSPHFALLDYPFRDLRGKTLGIIGYGNIGKEVSRLARAFGMTVLASQIPGRSTKGRVSFKTVLKKSDFISLHCPLSRHTHHLINKTSLKMMKKDCVLLNLARGPVVNEPDVAQALKQNRLACYATDVMQQEPPSANNPLFDKKIRNKVLITPHVAWASLESRQRLTDEMGKNIEAFLKGKKRNRLI, encoded by the coding sequence ATGAATAATCCGAGTGTTGTATTTTTAGATGCGTCTACGCTCGATTTAGGTGATATAGATTTATCTCCGCTCTATAAAAAAGCCCGTCTAGTATGTTATAGCGACACTAAATCGTTTCAAGTAATAACACGACTTAAGCAAGCCGATATAGCCATCATCAATAAAATTGTTCTTAAAGAAAAGGAATTAAAACAATTACCACAGCTTAAGCTTATCAGCGTAGCGGCCACCGGCGTTAATAATGTTGATTTGGATTATTGCGCCAAAAATAAAATAGCCGTTACCAATGTAGCCGGCTATTCCACCACAACTGTTGCCGAACATGCCCTGATGATGATGCTGGCCACTTCTCACCGTTTAGTAGAACATCGTGATAGTACTCTTGCTAAAAAATGGAGCCGCTCGCCTCACTTTGCACTACTTGATTATCCATTTCGCGATTTACGCGGTAAAACATTGGGCATAATAGGCTATGGCAATATTGGCAAAGAAGTATCTCGTTTAGCGCGTGCCTTTGGCATGACCGTGTTAGCATCCCAAATACCAGGGCGCAGTACAAAGGGCAGAGTTTCTTTTAAAACCGTTTTGAAAAAAAGTGATTTTATCTCGCTCCACTGTCCGCTCTCACGCCACACCCATCATCTCATCAATAAAACATCGCTCAAGATGATGAAAAAGGATTGCGTCCTTCTTAATTTAGCGCGTGGACCTGTAGTCAATGAGCCCGATGTAGCACAAGCCTTAAAACAAAACAGGCTCGCCTGTTATGCAACGGATGTGATGCAACAAGAACCTCCATCGGCCAATAATCCTCTCTTTGATAAAAAAATCAGAAATAAAGTGCTCATTACCCCGCACGTAGCCTGGGCCAGCCTGGAATCGCGCCAAAGATTGACGGATGAAATGGGAAAAAATATTGAGGCTTTTTTAAAAGGAAAAAAGAGAAACCGACTTATTTAA
- the gcvP gene encoding aminomethyl-transferring glycine dehydrogenase gives MDSHESFARRHLGLNERETQIMLAYLGYKNIDSFIDAVVPANIRLKKELNLGPGVSEREALIELKELSRKNKVFKNYIGMGYADCMTPSVILRNIMEDPGWYTQYTPYQSEISQGRLEALLNFQTLICDLTKMDIANASLLDEATATAEAMSMCFNLKENDSNLFFVSDKCHPQNIAVVQTRAKPLGINVVVGDYKKFDFSQKVFGVLLQYPDTTGSIESYGDFITKVKAQGGLSVVSADLMSLVLITPPGEFGADIVVGCAQRFGVPLGYGGPHAAYMATRDDFKRKLPGRLVGVSKDAQGNPAIRLTLQTREQHIRRDKATSNICTAQVLLAVMASMYAVYHGPEGLKAIATKINFMARLLKEGLLGLGLKVADNAFFDTLTVNLDSDTAQKIINLARNREMNFRNFENGAIGLAVDETTSEKDVEKVLTVFQNVLEKNSPQKLSIAVKPEGLKPSFSKNFARTSTFLTHPSFNTYHSETEMLRYMNRLKAKDLSLTTSMIPLGSCTMKLNATTEMMPVTWNGFSKLHPFVPVEQAPGYTEMNTQLEAWLSEITGFAATSLQPNAGSQGEYAGLLVIAAYHEARGEAHRNVCLIPQSAHGTNPATAAMAGMEVVVVKCDKNGNVDISDLQAKAKEHSKNLAALMITYPSTHGVFEEEIKEICAIIHQQGGQVYMDGANMNAQVGLTRPGDFGADVCHLNLHKTFCIPHGGGGPGIGPICVAEHLKEFLPNNPVVPMGGKQSVGAVSAAPWGSASILPIPYTYIRMMGFSGLKQATQVAILNANYMAKKLSPHYPVLYKGKSGLVAHECIIDLRPLKTTSGVEVEDVAKRLMDYGFHAPTVSFPVPGTLMVEPTESESLAELDRFCEAMILIKKEIDDIASGKMDKQNNPLKNAPHTATVVTATSWDKPYSREQAAYPAPWLRDHKYWPPVSRVDNVYGDRNVFCSCIPVQDAEITQS, from the coding sequence ATGGACTCTCACGAATCTTTTGCACGCCGGCATTTGGGATTAAACGAACGTGAAACCCAAATTATGCTGGCCTATTTGGGCTATAAAAATATCGACTCTTTTATAGACGCTGTAGTTCCCGCCAATATTCGTCTTAAAAAAGAACTCAATTTGGGACCCGGCGTTTCGGAGCGCGAAGCACTTATTGAACTCAAAGAACTTTCCCGTAAAAACAAGGTTTTTAAAAATTACATTGGCATGGGTTATGCCGATTGCATGACACCCTCGGTAATTTTACGCAATATCATGGAAGATCCGGGTTGGTACACACAGTACACTCCCTATCAATCCGAAATTTCTCAGGGGCGCCTGGAAGCGCTTCTCAACTTTCAAACGCTCATTTGCGATTTGACTAAAATGGATATTGCCAATGCGTCACTTTTAGACGAAGCCACCGCCACCGCCGAAGCCATGAGCATGTGCTTTAATTTAAAGGAAAATGACTCCAATCTGTTTTTTGTATCCGATAAATGCCATCCGCAAAATATTGCCGTTGTACAAACACGCGCTAAACCTTTGGGAATTAACGTAGTGGTTGGCGATTATAAAAAATTTGATTTTTCGCAAAAAGTATTTGGCGTTTTACTCCAATATCCCGACACTACCGGCAGCATTGAAAGTTACGGCGATTTTATTACCAAAGTAAAAGCTCAAGGAGGCCTCTCGGTTGTTTCGGCCGATTTAATGAGTTTAGTGCTTATTACCCCTCCGGGTGAATTTGGCGCCGATATTGTGGTGGGATGTGCGCAACGTTTTGGTGTGCCCTTAGGCTACGGCGGCCCTCATGCCGCTTATATGGCTACACGGGATGATTTTAAACGCAAACTCCCTGGCCGTTTGGTGGGTGTATCTAAAGATGCCCAGGGAAATCCGGCTATTCGTCTTACCTTGCAGACGCGTGAACAGCACATTCGACGTGACAAGGCCACCAGCAACATTTGTACTGCCCAAGTTTTACTTGCCGTAATGGCTTCTATGTATGCCGTGTATCATGGGCCAGAGGGATTAAAGGCCATTGCCACAAAAATTAACTTTATGGCCCGCCTGTTAAAAGAAGGGCTTCTTGGTTTGGGTTTAAAAGTAGCCGACAATGCTTTTTTTGACACGCTCACCGTTAATTTAGATAGTGATACCGCCCAAAAAATTATTAATTTGGCCCGCAACCGTGAAATGAATTTCCGTAATTTTGAAAACGGTGCCATTGGGCTTGCGGTAGATGAAACCACCAGTGAAAAAGACGTAGAAAAAGTACTTACTGTTTTTCAGAATGTATTGGAAAAAAACTCACCGCAAAAATTATCAATAGCTGTAAAGCCAGAAGGGTTAAAACCTTCTTTTTCTAAAAACTTTGCTCGCACCAGTACCTTCTTAACGCACCCTTCTTTTAATACTTATCATAGCGAAACCGAAATGCTGCGTTATATGAACCGCTTAAAAGCAAAAGATTTATCGCTCACTACCTCCATGATTCCTCTTGGTTCGTGCACCATGAAACTCAATGCCACAACCGAGATGATGCCGGTTACCTGGAATGGTTTTTCCAAACTCCATCCCTTTGTACCCGTTGAACAAGCCCCCGGTTATACCGAAATGAACACGCAGCTAGAAGCATGGCTGAGTGAAATTACAGGTTTTGCAGCAACTTCGTTACAACCTAATGCCGGCAGCCAGGGTGAATATGCCGGACTTTTGGTCATTGCGGCTTATCACGAAGCACGCGGTGAAGCGCATCGTAATGTATGCCTTATTCCTCAATCGGCTCATGGTACTAACCCTGCAACAGCAGCAATGGCGGGCATGGAGGTTGTGGTGGTGAAGTGCGATAAAAATGGAAACGTGGATATCAGCGATTTACAAGCTAAAGCCAAAGAACATTCTAAAAACTTGGCTGCACTCATGATTACTTATCCGTCTACACACGGTGTGTTTGAAGAAGAAATTAAAGAAATTTGTGCCATTATCCATCAACAAGGTGGCCAGGTATATATGGATGGCGCCAATATGAATGCTCAGGTAGGACTTACTCGTCCTGGCGATTTTGGAGCGGATGTTTGCCATCTTAATTTGCACAAAACCTTTTGCATCCCGCACGGGGGTGGTGGCCCAGGAATTGGCCCTATTTGTGTAGCGGAGCACTTAAAAGAATTTTTGCCCAATAATCCGGTAGTACCTATGGGCGGCAAACAATCGGTGGGCGCGGTTTCGGCAGCCCCCTGGGGTTCAGCCAGCATTTTACCCATTCCCTACACCTATATCCGCATGATGGGCTTTAGCGGCCTTAAGCAAGCCACTCAGGTGGCTATTTTAAATGCCAACTACATGGCCAAAAAACTTTCTCCTCATTATCCTGTTCTTTATAAAGGCAAAAGCGGTTTGGTTGCGCACGAATGTATTATTGATTTACGCCCGTTAAAAACAACATCGGGTGTTGAAGTGGAAGATGTAGCAAAAAGACTGATGGATTATGGTTTTCATGCTCCCACGGTTTCCTTTCCTGTGCCCGGAACCTTGATGGTGGAACCAACAGAAAGCGAAAGCTTGGCCGAACTCGATCGTTTTTGCGAGGCCATGATTCTCATTAAAAAAGAAATTGATGATATTGCTAGTGGCAAAATGGATAAGCAAAATAACCCGCTTAAAAACGCCCCGCATACAGCTACAGTTGTAACCGCTACCTCTTGGGATAAACCCTATAGCCGCGAACAAGCCGCCTACCCCGCGCCTTGGTTACGCGACCATAAATACTGGCCTCCCGTCTCCCGCGTGGACAATGTATATGGGGATCGCAATGTGTTTTGCAGCTGTATCCCTGTGCAAGATGCTGAAATTACGCAGAGTTAG